The Actinocorallia herbida DNA window TCCACAGCCCGCTAAGTGATCTTGAAAGAGATCACGCAGAGTGTGCCCATGGACATCAAGATGAGTTTTCTGGAACCCCGCCCGCACGCCGGCGGGTCCGTCTGCGATCTCGACGTCGACGCCGACCGGCTCGTGTTCGGCGGGGCGGCGCTGCGTGTACTGCGCCGCAAGGAGCTGGTGCTCGACGTGCCGTTCCGGGAGATGAGCGCGATCGATCTGCCGGCCCGCCGCTCGGTCGCCGCGCTGCGCGTCCGGCATCCGAAGGCGTACTTCCCGTGGACCCCGGAGGAGGACGCCCGGCTGCTCGGCCGCCTCAGCGAGGGCCGCCAGATCGCGGAGCTGTGCGCGGAGCTCGGCCGCGGCCGCAACGCGGTGCTGGCCCGGCTGGTCAAACTCGGGGTGTTCGGTGTCGGCTGACCGGCCTCGACCACCCCGGTCGTGATGGTCGAATGGGGAGATGGACCAGCGGATGCTGGGGAAGGTGCGGGCTCTGCTGCAGAAGGCCGAGTCCACCGAGTTCCCCCGGGAGGCGGAGGCGCTCACCGCGCGAGCGCAGGAGCTGATCGCACGGCACAACCTGCACACGGCGCTTCTTGAGGCCGAGCACGGCGGCGACGGCCGTGGGCCGCTGGCCCGGGTCGTCGCCGTCGGCCAGCCTTACGCGGCGCCGAAGGCGACGCTGCTGCACGTGGTCGCCGAGGCCAACCGCTGCCGGTCGGTCTGGCACCGCGAGCGCGGCGAGGCGACCCTGCTGGGTTACGCCGAGGATCTGGCGGGCGTCGAGCTGCTGTTCACCTCGCTGCTGGTGCAGGCGACCGCCGCGATGATCCGGGCCGGTTCGCGGACCGACGGCCTCGGCCGCTCGCGCACCCGCTCGTTCCGGCACGCGTTCCTTTCGGCGTACGCGCTCCGGATCGGCGAGCGGCTGAGCGAGGCGGCCGAGCAGGCGGTCGGCGCGACCGACGCGCCGGGCCTCGGCCTGGTGCTCGCCTCGCGCGACGCGGCGGTCCAGCGATCGGTCACCGAGCGCTTTCCCAGGCTGCGGCGGTTCCGCGGCGGCGGGGCCTCCAACACCGACGGCTGGGTCCACGGCCGCGCCGCCGCCGACCGTGCGGCGCTGGGGCACACCGCACTAGCATCGGACCATGAGTAACCGAACGGATACCGAACGTTTCCTTCGGGTGACGCTGGAACTCGTCGTGGAGGTCACCGACACCGCCTCCCTGCGGGAGACGGCGCTGGCCGACCTTCGGCTGCGCCAGCCCGAACTCGCCGAGTTCGAGGAGCAGCACGACCAGATCACCGCGGACGAGACGGGCGCCTCGGCGCTGCGGTGGCTGATCAGCCCCGAGGCGGTCCTCGGGCTCGTCGACCGGATCGAGGAGATCGACCCGGTCGAGGCGATGCTGGAGATCAGCGAGTCCGAGGGCCTGCTGGAGCCGATCGACGAGTGAACCGCCGCGCCGGCCGAAGCGGGGCGGCAGGCGGCCTCGGGAACCGGGGAGCCCGCCTGTCGCGTCGGCTCGAGCAGGGCGGGCGGCTCCAGAACCGGGAGCCCCGCCTGTTGCCGGGCGGTCAGGCCCGGCGCAGGTTCCACACGGTCTTGGAGTAGTCCGCGCCGTCCTTGACGGTCTGCCGGATCGTCAGCTTCTTGGCCGTGCAGGTGTACTTGGCGTCGCGGGGCACCACGCCCTGGTCGCCGCCGGTGCGGACCGCCTTGGCGACGTTGTGCTTCTGCGTCACCAGGCCGGCCTTGACCGTCAGCAGGGCGTCGCCCTTCGCGGACTTCGGCTTGCCCTTGATGGTGCCCTTGGCCGAGCCGCCGAAGGTGTTGCTCATCAGCAGCGTCTTGGTCAGGGTGAGGGTCGCCTTCGTGGGCACCCCCTTGACCTTGCCCGAGCCGGTCAGCGGCTTGGAGCCGGTGAAGGTGTAGGTGGCCTTACCGGTCTTGGCGAGGGCCAGCTTGATGCCCTTGCCGCCGTTCAGGCTGAACTCGAGGTCCGCCGTCTTGATCTCGGCGGACGCCGAGGTGACGGTCCACTTCCCCGTCCAGCACTTGGCCGCGGCCGAGGCGGGGGCGCCGACCACCGCGGCACCCGCACATCCCATAGCGAACACACTGAGCACCGCGATTGCACGCATGTGACTTTCCCCTCAATGGAGCCGACATTCCGGGGCACCATAGAGCAAAGCGATTCGGCAGAGAAGGGGAATGGGACGATGGGCGGGTGAACGATCCCGAAGCGTTGGTCACCGCCGCGATGGAGGCCCAGTTCAGCGGTGATCTGCGCGCCTGGGACTCCGCGACGGCCCTTCTCGCCGCGTCCCCCGCGGCGGACGGCATGCTGCTCGCCGCGCTGGCGCGCGCCCGGGAGGCCGCGGCGGGCCGCGGCTGGACCGAGGAGGACCTGCGGCGGCACCTGACCCGGTTCCGCTCCCCCGCGCACGCCGCGGTGCTCGGCGCGGCCTCGCTCGGCCCGCGCGACAGGCTGGACGCCGTCGGGCGGGTGGTCGAGGTGCTGTGCACGCTGGCGCGGCTGCCGCGCATCGCGGTGCTGAGCAGGTCGGCGCGCCCCGACCATCCGGCGCTCGGCCGGATCCGGGCGCTGCTCGCCAAGGCCGAGTCCACGGGCTTCCCCGCCGAGGCCGAGGCGCTCGTCGCGCGGGCGCAGACGCTGATGACCCGGCACAGCCTCGACCGGGCCGCGCTGGACGCCCCCGACGACGCACCCACCGGCGTCCGCCTCGGGGTCGACGGCCCCTACGAGGAGGCGAAGGCGACCCTGCTCCATGTGGTCGCCGAGGCCAACCGCTGCCGGTCGGTCTGGCATTCGGAGCTGGGGTTCGCGACGATCCTCGGGTTCCCCGCCGATCTCGACGCGGTCGAACTGCTCTACACGTCGCTGCTCGTGCAGGCCGACGCCGCGATGCCCAAGAACGGTTCGCGGCGGGCCTTTCGGGAGAGCTTCCTCACCTCGTTCGCCCACCACATCGGCGAGCGCCTGCTCGCCGCGGCCGAGGCGGAGACCGCCGCGGAGACGGATCTGCTGCCCGTCCTGTCCCGGCGGGATGAAGCGGTGGACAAGGCTGTGGATAGGCTCTTCCCGGAACTCACCTCTGTAAGGTCACGGCGCGTCCGTGACGCCGCGGGGTGGGCCGAGGGCAGAAGGGCAGCCCGTGAGGCCGACCTGAGCTGACCGCTTTTATGTGCCCGTTACCGCCATACGATCTAGGGTGACCGCGTGACGTCTGCCTCGACCGACAGGTCCTTCTTCAAAGAACTGCCTTTCCTCGCGGTGACCGCGGTCGTTCTGGCGCTGCTGATCCGGACCTTCGTCCTCCAGACGTTCTACATCCCGTCCGGCTCCATGGAGCGCACCCTGCACGGCTGTGAGGGCTGCACCCGCGACCGGGTGATCGTCGAGAAGGTCAGCTACCTGGTCTCCGACCCCGACCAGGGCGACATCGTCGTCTTCCACGGGACGGGCAACTGGCCCAAGGAGGACCTGATCAAGCGGGTCATCGCCACCGCCGGCCAGACCGTCGAGTGCTGTGACGACGGCAAGGTCTCCGTGGACGGCAAGGCCATCGACGAGCCCTATCTCTACCAGGACGACCACCGCGCGTTCGACAAGGTGACCGTTCCCGAGGGGATGCTCTGGGTGATGGGCGACCACAGGTCCGGCTCCTCGGACTCTCGCGACCACGGGTTCGTGCCGGTCGACTCCGTCGTCGGCCACGCCCGGATGATCATCTGGCCGGTGACCCGCTGGGACTGGCTCTGATCGGCCGCTCGCGGCCCGGGCCGGTGACGGTGTCCAAGGGCACGTGCCCGGAGCGTCAGGTGCCACGGACCCCTTCGGCGTGATCGCGTGCCATGGAAGGTGATCCGGAAGGAGCCGCCTCCGATGGCCGACCTCATCGCGCACGTCCAGGTCCCCACCCCTCAAGAACTCGCCGTCACCGTCACCCTCTTCCTCCTCGTCGGCCGCGCCCTTCTCGGCCTGGTGCGCGCCGCCCTCCGGGCCGCCACCGTGTTCGTCTTCCTCGTCGGGCTGCTCACGGTCGCCGGGTGGCTCATCGGGTGACGCCCCCAAGGGACGCCACCCGGGGGAGAGTGCTCAAGACACCGGCTGAGGCTCCCCGGCGGGTTCGGGGAAGAACCGGGCGAGCGCCCACCAGCCCGCGGCGAGGAGCACCGCGGCGACCGGCCAGGCGACGAGTTCGTTCGGGGGCGCGTCCCAGACCCAGCCCTGGACCGTCAGCCCGCAGTAGGCGGCGCCGACCGTGAGGAAGGCGCCGACGACGGGCAGCTGAGGCAGGTACCGGAAGGTGAGGTCGATGGCG harbors:
- a CDS encoding DUF2786 domain-containing protein: MNDPEALVTAAMEAQFSGDLRAWDSATALLAASPAADGMLLAALARAREAAAGRGWTEEDLRRHLTRFRSPAHAAVLGAASLGPRDRLDAVGRVVEVLCTLARLPRIAVLSRSARPDHPALGRIRALLAKAESTGFPAEAEALVARAQTLMTRHSLDRAALDAPDDAPTGVRLGVDGPYEEAKATLLHVVAEANRCRSVWHSELGFATILGFPADLDAVELLYTSLLVQADAAMPKNGSRRAFRESFLTSFAHHIGERLLAAAEAETAAETDLLPVLSRRDEAVDKAVDRLFPELTSVRSRRVRDAAGWAEGRRAAREADLS
- the lepB gene encoding signal peptidase I; the encoded protein is MTSASTDRSFFKELPFLAVTAVVLALLIRTFVLQTFYIPSGSMERTLHGCEGCTRDRVIVEKVSYLVSDPDQGDIVVFHGTGNWPKEDLIKRVIATAGQTVECCDDGKVSVDGKAIDEPYLYQDDHRAFDKVTVPEGMLWVMGDHRSGSSDSRDHGFVPVDSVVGHARMIIWPVTRWDWL
- a CDS encoding DUF2786 domain-containing protein, which translates into the protein MDQRMLGKVRALLQKAESTEFPREAEALTARAQELIARHNLHTALLEAEHGGDGRGPLARVVAVGQPYAAPKATLLHVVAEANRCRSVWHRERGEATLLGYAEDLAGVELLFTSLLVQATAAMIRAGSRTDGLGRSRTRSFRHAFLSAYALRIGERLSEAAEQAVGATDAPGLGLVLASRDAAVQRSVTERFPRLRRFRGGGASNTDGWVHGRAAADRAALGHTALASDHE